GGCGAAGGGGGCAGGACCCTTGCGGAGATTCAACATCTTCTCAGGTTAATTCTAAGAAAAAAACTTTTTTCTTCTAAAGAAAATGATAAAATTTTCTTCGTTGATCTTGATATAGTAGATTACAAAAAGAAAAAATATCAACACTTAAAAGAACTGGCACGTTCCATAGCTGACGAGGTTGCTCTGTCTAAAAAAGAAAAAAATCTTCCTTCAATGTCGGCCGCAGAAAGAAGAATTATTCACCTGGAATTAGCTGATAGATCAGACGTTGTTACCGAAAGCCTTGGCCAAGAGCCAGAAAGAAGTATAGTCATTCGACCCCATCCTTAAATCATAATCAGTATTTTTCTAAAGACCTAAAAAGAGCTGCCAGTGGCAGCTCTTTTTAGGTCTTACTCGATATCAAAACCTACATACCTTTTTTAATAACCGGAATAACTAACATAGCTCTTGTTTGGTTATCACCAATATGGTTATCTTTAAGCCTGATATCACTCGCCGTAAACACTTCTCCTCTTCCATCCCCTCGGAATAAAACAGCACTAAAATTACCTTCAACTCTCAGCGAGGAGATTCCGTTACTATCAGTAAAGGTTGGACACCACCCCGCATCTATCCACTGGGGATAGTCTAGGGCCATTGGCGGGATAGGATAAATACCACACTCAGCCCCATTCTCATCTTCGTTAAAATTATAATTTTGATAAAGAGTTATTCCTCCAGAAGGTAAAGAGCTATCTGGTGGACGCTGAACAAAAACACTGATTGATGAAACTCTGTCTTTTTCGACGTGCTCGACACAATATGAGTTATCCATACCAATAAGAGGATTACATTCAGGGATTGCACCTCCTTCGCTTAAGGGAATACATCTTGGAGGCCATTCGTCAATTGTGCCACCAAAAAAGACCTCAGCATCGCCTCGGAAATCATTGTGTTCGTGCAGAACTGCTCCGAGCTTACCGACGATGACCATTTCTCCTCTACAACACTGTGGATTAATGTTACAGTCGATAACCCATGGCCCAGGGCATAAACCATCATCCCACACTAAATTTTCCGGCTTTTCTATTCTTCGTGGTATTATTTTAATCGATTTGGCTTTGTTGTCAAAATTTATAGAACCACTCAAGTCAGACACGCTGCTTGTAAAAAGATGAGGATCTGCTTTACAACCGTCATCAGAGAAAAGATAAACCCCGGGCATTTTCCAGATTAATCTAACAGATTGGCTGTTTCCACTGATTGGTTTACAATCATCTCCATCATGATCATCAGATTCCCAAGGTGTTCCTTCATAATTTTCTTCAGGGAAAATTTTGATCTCCATTTCTTCTGCAGAATCATAAAAATAAACTGATGTGGCCTCATTGTTGAAGTCTCCCAGCGAAGAATAGTTGCTTCTTACTCTTAAAAAGTCTTCTCCCTCTATTAATCCCGAAGTGTCACTTTTGAGAGAATTACAATCAATTCCCGGCCTTTCTTTGTACAAAATAACCCCTTTATTAAATTCTACTTTTCCTATTTTTAAAACCACCAACTCCGGATTAAGTTGGATTAAAATGACATAAGCAATAAGTAGAATAATTAAACCTAAAATGCCAGCTGTAATCTGGCTTTTGGCATCAGATATGGCTAAAGGGTTGCCGGCTGAAGCTAAATAGCGAAAGCCGCCGTAAACTAAACTACCAAAAGTAACCAAAGCGGCAATAAGCAAGGCGAGATTGAACAGATATTTAATATAATCTGGTAAAAAAGTTTTGACTGTCCTTGGGGTTTCTGCCCCCGAAACCTGAGGATAATCCACTTCTGTTTTTTGCGCCAGCGCTAAGCCGTTCAAAACCAAAAAACAGAAACTGGCAAGAATCAAAATTAAAAAGATTTTTTTAAAGCTTTTCATTTTTAGCTTGGATAAAAATTATTTCTCTATTGGTTCGCAGCAAAAGAAATTAGTTAAATAGCACTCTTCCTGGTCGTCTGATAACATTCTTAACCATTTAGCTTCGTCACAACTAACAAGAGTTTCAACAAGCTGAACTTCCTCTGTTGGTTCGTATCCCGAAGCCGGAGTGGTGCACGCTGCCAGTCCTATCCTTGCTTTTTCCAACATAGCTCTAAGTCCCGGCGCCTTTTGAACTTCAGTGTTTATTGCAGCTGCGTAGTTAGCGATTTGTAATGATCTGATATAAATTATAGCTCTCTGATCCCCTAATTCGACAATAGCATCTATGGGGCAGGCATTACCCGTGCAAGAGGAAATCCCGCAGTCGAAGTCTCGAACATATTTTTCTTCACAGGCACCACCAAAAGACTTATCAAAACATTCATTATCTCCCCAACACTGCGTTTCTGTCCCAATATTAAAACAGGTAGGGTCTATTGCCGGGTCACAAGAACCAACCGGCCCACAATCACAGGCCCCTATGCCCGGTCCATACCAGCAAGTTTCCCCTGTGACGACATCAGTCCAACAGCATTCGTCAGAGGGAGCCGGAGGAAAAAATATACACATTTCCGGACCACATGATGATATTGCACAGACGCCAAAATCACTACATTCATCATCTCCCCAGACCCATGTTTCAGGATCATTAGATATTTTAAAACAGGTGGGGTCTGTCGGGTTTGCCGGGTTGCAGGTATTTCCATATTCGCAAAAATCTCCTTTTTCTTCCCAAGTACACAACCAACTACCACAGACACAGCTGCCTGGAAGTGCCTCGGGTGGGCAGCCCGGCGGATTTAGTCCGGTACGTGATATAGTTACATCCGCACAATTAGCGGTACACTCTTGATAAAGACAATTATCTGGATTCGGGTCGCAAAACTGTTCTGTTACAGTAACAGCATCACATTCGCCCCAGTAATTTTCACTATAATTCATCCAACAGTCTGTATTGCAATTTTCAGCTTGACATTCGTCAGGCAGAGGAAGCTCATAAACTGCATTGGCAGCTGCAACCACTTGTCCTCCTGCCGGCAGCATTTGATCATAATTCCAGATAATAGCCGTAGCCATTGCATAAGTGCCGTCCATTGCTTCTCCAATCGGGATTTCTCCACCCCCTAAATATTGTCCAAATGCGCCAATTTCTTCTTCCTGGCATTCCCAATCCCATTGCTCTACAGCTGAAATTGCCTCCTCTTTATTATAGAAGAAAGAAAAGGTAAAGAAAAGCAGTCCCAAAAGCATAACAGGGAAAATAATCTTTTTATAGTTTCGTAATTTCATAAACATAAATTAAATTACCAGCATAAAGCAGGGTCATCTCTTCGATCAGGACCGCAAATCCCAGCAGTCCAATCGGGAGCTGCATCAACACATTCAAGTTGTACACATTCTGCCGGGTAAGGATTTACTGTGTCTGGAAAATAACCCATATGGAGGTGGTCGCCTTCACTAAAACCAGTATCATCGACATGGCCAATTAAGTCTCCTTTCAAGATTCCTATGCTGGCTTCATTCGCAAGACATATATTCTCGCCACAGGTGTCTAAAAGGTGGCAATAGCGAAATTCGCCGAATTCTGTAAAAAGTCTAATGGCAATACCACAGCTGCCAAAAGGATGATAAGCAGTAATCGTACCATCAGCTACTGCATAAACAGGATCGCCTCTTGCGGCAGAAAGATCAATTCCATGATGCCCGGGATATCCTTCCCAGCCGCAGGTAAAACCAAAACCAGGCTGAAGGGGACAACCCGCTAATTCGGGAGGCAGAGGACCGCCGCCGCCAGGGGCTGTCGTGGTGCAGCTGCCCGTAGGATATGCCGGGTTTTCTTCAGCTTCTTGCTCGCCAAGATCAGGGAACAAGCTGATATAGAGTGGAAAAAAATTGGGCCAAAAGTTGGGGTTATTGGAAAGGGTGCAACTAGCTCCTCCTGACCAACAGCGCATAAAAGAACAAAAGTCAGTGTTATCTTCTCCGCAAAAACCGCTACAATTACTTACTATGTCGAGGAAACATTGTAATTGGGCAGGAACGCCCCGGCCAGCTGGGCAGTCTACTATTCCTAAAGTCCAACAGAGTTCACCGCCAATATCGCACGGCGTACCATCATCATCAAACCCAGACTCTTCTCCCCACATAGTTAAAATCAAAGCTTGGTTCCAGTTGTTAGCTTGCGCCCAGTTTACTATATAATCCCAGCAATCAATTCCACCAGGACAGGTTGTGTTTTTTATTGTCGGATATGTAGCAGCTAAATCTTCTTTGATGCTTGCTGGTATGTCAAAATCATTAAAATAGAGGTCAATTTCGCACTCGTTACAACCAGCGAGGGTATCTAAGATGGGGAAGGAAGGCCAACCCCCGCTGGCCATTAGCTCTTTTACTTGTTCTTCGTCAGTATAAAAAGTAGCAGGGTCGCCTTTTCCCCTAATCGTCTGGCCCAAAAAAGTAAAGGGAACAATCTCCACATCTCCGCCCAGTTCCAGTATAATCTGTTTCATCTCCAACATATTGTCGTAATTTATGGGGTAAATCGTTTCTCTGATGATTTTTATCCCTAATTCTAATCTCTGGTTATCTTTTTTGAAACTGGTCAGATCGGGAAGTATTGCTTCCATTTCAGCCGCCAAAACCGCAGCCAGATTGCGAATATCTATTTTTAGATTTTCAGCGTCATCTCGTTTATCCAAACAAGGTTCGCCCGTGCAAATCACTGGCTCTGGATCCCAGTCCTGACAGGGACCTCCACAAAACTCAACGTCTAAACAGGGATCACCTGCACATTGCATCGGCAGACAATAATTTAACCCAAAATCAGGAGGAGGATCAGCACCGGATTGTCCAAGATCGCACTCTGAAGGATCGGGTTCGGTGTTGCCGCATACATTACAAGGATTATTGATTATGTCTTCAAATTGGATTGTTTTGTCGGAAATTTGTGCTGAGAGGTTCTTAATGCTCTGGGCAGAACTATTGAGTCGATTTAGCCTGTTTGATTCTAAAACCCTTTCGATTAACTTTCCAATGGGAATTTCATAGAGTCTATAAACTTTGGCCGTTAACTGAAGCGGTTTAATTGGCACCATACAAACTCCACCATTACATTCCTGGCCTTCGTAACAATCTGCATCAACACTGCATTCTAAGGCGAGGTCAAGAGGGCCGATGCGTAAAATGGTTAATTCGGGGTTAACAGCCACTAAAAATAAATAAGAGCCCAGTAAAATCATTAAACCGACAATTCCAGCTGTGATTTGGTCTTTGGCGTCTGACATGGCAGCTGGTTG
The genomic region above belongs to Candidatus Nealsonbacteria bacterium and contains:
- a CDS encoding KH domain-containing protein — encoded protein: MISQKDLEKAKEITEKFFQKMTIQVEIKVKAQKEQTFSIDLETENPQILIGEGGRTLAEIQHLLRLILRKKLFSSKENDKIFFVDLDIVDYKKKKYQHLKELARSIADEVALSKKEKNLPSMSAAERRIIHLELADRSDVVTESLGQEPERSIVIRPHP
- a CDS encoding M23 family metallopeptidase codes for the protein MNKKVKKYKLIFLVSFLLFFAVFVFAQDLEVTYPTIPGAPLPAEPTLPEYIKYIYNFALIIAGLIAFFSLIYGGFRYMFSVGQPAAMSDAKDQITAGIVGLMILLGSYLFLVAVNPELTILRIGPLDLALECSVDADCYEGQECNGGVCMVPIKPLQLTAKVYRLYEIPIGKLIERVLESNRLNRLNSSAQSIKNLSAQISDKTIQFEDIINNPCNVCGNTEPDPSECDLGQSGADPPPDFGLNYCLPMQCAGDPCLDVEFCGGPCQDWDPEPVICTGEPCLDKRDDAENLKIDIRNLAAVLAAEMEAILPDLTSFKKDNQRLELGIKIIRETIYPINYDNMLEMKQIILELGGDVEIVPFTFLGQTIRGKGDPATFYTDEEQVKELMASGGWPSFPILDTLAGCNECEIDLYFNDFDIPASIKEDLAATYPTIKNTTCPGGIDCWDYIVNWAQANNWNQALILTMWGEESGFDDDGTPCDIGGELCWTLGIVDCPAGRGVPAQLQCFLDIVSNCSGFCGEDNTDFCSFMRCWSGGASCTLSNNPNFWPNFFPLYISLFPDLGEQEAEENPAYPTGSCTTTAPGGGGPLPPELAGCPLQPGFGFTCGWEGYPGHHGIDLSAARGDPVYAVADGTITAYHPFGSCGIAIRLFTEFGEFRYCHLLDTCGENICLANEASIGILKGDLIGHVDDTGFSEGDHLHMGYFPDTVNPYPAECVQLECVDAAPDWTAGICGPDRRDDPALCW